The Methanolacinia paynteri genomic sequence TCCTGCTAAAAACTCCGAAAGTTGGAGATCTATTATTACCTGACTTATTGATATTGTAGTGAAGTCCATAGAAGAAATCTGTCAGGAAATGAACGGGATTTATTTGATATCGATATTGTGAATTTGGATATTCATTCCGGTTGTATAGAGAGTCCTGAAAATATTGATTTTTTCTGAGGATTAAAAATTGAGTTCTGGTTTAAAGAGGCTTTACAATGAAAACAGAAATCAGCGCCTGTAGTATTCATCTTTACAAAAATGAAACTGATTTGGAGACCAAAGGCATATGGGAGGATGCCGGCTTTACACCTCCGCAGTATTATATGCAGCTCATCGAATTCCTTCATTTTACGCTTTTAAATGAAGGCCGCATACCTGAATATTACTTAAAAGAGATAATCGGGATTATAAATTCGCCCTGCAATAATGGCTTATTTGTTATCAATGACAAAAAAAGAATGTACAGTTTTGCAAAAAGTCTTGGAATAGATGTTTTGAAAACCGACGATAATAATATTGCCGCTGGGATTACCTGGAGTATAATCTCCGATTATGTGCTGCCTGACGGCATATCTTCCGGAACGGGAAAAAAGATCTCTTCCAATTAATAACAGGTCGATGCGTGAACAACCTACTTTAAAAGATCTAATGATATGACGCAGGAATATGTACGGCTTGGGCCGGAGGATGATAATATTGAAATCACCTTTTGAATTTATAGCAGAATCAATAAATAAAAGACCGTTTGTCGTTGCAGGTCTGATAATTACTGTATTGTTGCTTGGGATATATGGCGCAACAATGATAACGATGGAGACTGGAACCGAGACTTACCTTGATACCGACAAGCCGGTCGGTTCCCTCCTCATGCATTACACCGAAATATTCGGGTCGGATTCCGTAGTATTGATAGTCGAAGGAGCAGATGTAACAAGACCTGATGTCCTGAATTACCTTGAGAGTCTTGAAGGAGATCTAGGCGGCCAAAGATATATCGCAGGGGCCACAGGAATTGTAGACCTTATAAAATCGGCCAACGGCGGAGTTATACCCCAGAACCAGGCTGATGTCGATGCAGTTCTTAATTCACTTCCCCCTGATTACTTAGACGTTCTTCTTCCGTCAAAGATGATGACTCTTGTAAGCATTCCTCTTGAGACAGGTGTTCCCGAGGAGGCGCAGGAGGGAATTGTCAACAATGTGGATAGTCTTATTGCTTTCTCAAATCCTCCGGCAGGAATTACGATAACTCCGACCGGAAGTCCTGCATTCTCTGTAGAGATGCAGGCGGATATGCAGAACAGCATGGGAACCCTCATCGCCCTTGCAATGATCTTTATGGTCATTGCAATGTTTGTCCTGTTCGGGCATGTGAGATACAGGCTCCTCCCTGTTTTTATCGTATTCTGCGGAATTCTCTCTACATTCGGTGTAATGGGATTTGCAGGAATACCTGTCACTTCCATTGTCATTGCGGCGTTTCCTGTTCTGATAGGCATAGGTGTTGACTATGCAATTCAGTTCCAGTCCAGGTTTGATGAAGAGATAAAAAGATCCCCGATGAAGGAGGCTGTATTTACAACCGTTACAAATTCGGGTCCTGCAATATTTTTTGCCATGTGCGCAACCGCCCTCGGATTTGTCGCATTAACCTTTCTCGCACCGTCACCGATGATTTCGGGATTCGGAACTACATGTATCATCGGTATTGCATGCTGTTATCTATCGGCAATGATAGTTATCCCTACATTTGCAACAATTGTCAAATATAAACCCAAAACAGGCGGATTAAATCCTCTCGACCAGGCCGAATCCTGTCAGCTCGACTGGAAGGGATGTGAAGAGCCCCCACATGTAAAGCCGGGCACGAAAGGCTCTTTTATGGAGAGATATGATATCGCGATCGGGAAACTTGCGGGAAAGATTGCAAGGAACCCGGCCCCGGTCCTTGTGGCTCTACTGATGCTCGCGATTGTCGGAATTCAGCTTGATGAAACGATCATAATCGATACAGACGAGGATGCGATGGTTCCGCAGAATATGCCCGCGATGATATCGATGAATAAGCTCAGCAGTGTCGTAGGTTCAACGGATACGATTACGGCATTCGTCAAGGCGGATTCTGTACTTGAACCGGGCACTTTGCGCTGGATTGATGATTTTGGAGAGTATGAGCTATCCAAACAGGATGATCTTACAGGTGTCACGAGTGTTGCAACATACCTGAGACTTTACAACAACGGAGTTCTCCCGACGGAAGCTACTGAGATTGAAAGAGTATGGAATCTTCTTCCCGAGAGCACAAAGGAGAGTTACGTAAACGGGAATACGGAAACCGTGATGGAGTTCTCGATGGAGGATCTCTCCATTCCGGCGACCCAGGCGCTTATCAAGGATATGCAGAAGGACCTGGACTGGTACACTCCGCACCCCGGCATGTCTGTCTCATATACCGGACAGTCGGTAATGTTTGGTGATCTTATCGATGGAATCGAAGAAACCAAAAATCCGATGACATTTGTCGGGTTCGGGCTGATTCTTCTGCTGTTGATATTATTATACAGGAAATTCACCGCGGTCACGCCGCTTGTCCCGATTATAATGATTGTAGGCTGGAACGGGATTATCATGTATTCTTTGGGGCTTACGTACACGCTCCTTACGGCATGTCTTGGTGCGATGACGATAGGTGTCGCATCGGAGTACACGATTGTCATGATGGAGAGATACCTGGAGGAAAAAGAGAAGGGGCTGGATACAATCACGGCTATTCAGACATCCGTCCAGAAGATTGGAGCGGCTGTTTCCGTATCCGGTCTTGCAACAGTCTGTGGTTTCTCTGCACTCACTCTTTCAACATCCCCAATAATCCAGAACTTTGGAATAGTTACCGTTATTGCAGTGGGATTCTCGA encodes the following:
- a CDS encoding efflux RND transporter permease subunit, whose protein sequence is MIILKSPFEFIAESINKRPFVVAGLIITVLLLGIYGATMITMETGTETYLDTDKPVGSLLMHYTEIFGSDSVVLIVEGADVTRPDVLNYLESLEGDLGGQRYIAGATGIVDLIKSANGGVIPQNQADVDAVLNSLPPDYLDVLLPSKMMTLVSIPLETGVPEEAQEGIVNNVDSLIAFSNPPAGITITPTGSPAFSVEMQADMQNSMGTLIALAMIFMVIAMFVLFGHVRYRLLPVFIVFCGILSTFGVMGFAGIPVTSIVIAAFPVLIGIGVDYAIQFQSRFDEEIKRSPMKEAVFTTVTNSGPAIFFAMCATALGFVALTFLAPSPMISGFGTTCIIGIACCYLSAMIVIPTFATIVKYKPKTGGLNPLDQAESCQLDWKGCEEPPHVKPGTKGSFMERYDIAIGKLAGKIARNPAPVLVALLMLAIVGIQLDETIIIDTDEDAMVPQNMPAMISMNKLSSVVGSTDTITAFVKADSVLEPGTLRWIDDFGEYELSKQDDLTGVTSVATYLRLYNNGVLPTEATEIERVWNLLPESTKESYVNGNTETVMEFSMEDLSIPATQALIKDMQKDLDWYTPHPGMSVSYTGQSVMFGDLIDGIEETKNPMTFVGFGLILLLLILLYRKFTAVTPLVPIIMIVGWNGIIMYSLGLTYTLLTACLGAMTIGVASEYTIVMMERYLEEKEKGLDTITAIQTSVQKIGAAVSVSGLATVCGFSALTLSTSPIIQNFGIVTVIAVGFSILGAIIVMPAAISVFESINDIMKDWKRHRAGGCPKQKKKESGYAAKLSEFLKI